The proteins below come from a single Candidatus Dadabacteria bacterium genomic window:
- a CDS encoding transposase, translating into LIYDWTIKLSGPKSIKDFPEHLRAVKYRDKERNKKLVFITNNFSLPAITICELYRNRWHVEMFFKWIKQHLRIKSFYGTSENAVKSQVWIAVSVYVLIAIIKKRLGLEHSFHTILQVLNLTLFEKIPLNQLLTKGLVFPADPEHHNQLKLFD; encoded by the coding sequence GACTTATCTACGACTGGACAATTAAACTCTCAGGCCCAAAGAGCATCAAAGATTTTCCCGAACACCTGCGTGCAGTGAAGTATCGGGATAAGGAGCGTAACAAGAAATTGGTCTTCATCACGAACAATTTCTCGCTTCCTGCCATTACCATTTGCGAACTGTACAGAAATCGCTGGCATGTTGAGATGTTCTTCAAATGGATCAAGCAGCACCTGAGAATCAAGAGTTTCTACGGAACCTCGGAGAACGCCGTGAAGTCCCAGGTATGGATAGCGGTTTCGGTTTATGTGCTCATAGCCATCATAAAAAAGCGTCTTGGGCTTGAGCATAGTTTCCACACAATTCTGCAGGTTTTGAACCTAACCCTGTTTGAGAAAATCCCGTTAAATCAGCTACTTACGAAAGGACTGGTTTTTCCTGCCGACCCAGAGCATCATAACCAACTGAAATTGTTTGATTAA
- a CDS encoding cupin domain-containing protein — protein MHVKKIDDIESEVLESANGVSRQMLIGPDEGPNFSMRKLVIEPGGGIPAHTSGAEHEQYVLGGTARVGIGDQVYEVAKGDIVFIPAGELHWYEAYGEEPFELLSVLPNRDNEMVFAK, from the coding sequence ATGCATGTAAAAAAAATTGATGATATAGAGAGCGAGGTCTTGGAGTCGGCCAATGGCGTTTCAAGACAGATGCTAATAGGTCCCGATGAGGGTCCTAATTTCTCTATGAGAAAGCTTGTCATCGAACCTGGGGGCGGCATTCCCGCTCATACAAGTGGCGCCGAGCATGAACAGTATGTTCTAGGCGGTACGGCCAGAGTCGGAATCGGGGACCAGGTTTATGAAGTAGCGAAGGGCGACATTGTGTTTATCCCCGCCGGAGAGCTGCACTGGTATGAAGCTTACGGAGAGGAGCCTTTTGAGCTTCTGTCGGTTTTGCCGAATAGAGACAACGAGATGGTTTTCGCAAAATAG
- a CDS encoding cupin domain-containing protein: MYVKKVKEVESTIIGAGQGTSRQVLISPEEGPNFAMRKFVMQPGGDIPAHTNAVEHEQYVLGGRARIGIGDDVYNVEKDDVVFIPAGVPHWYEVDGDEPFEFLCLVPNLEDKIELIK; the protein is encoded by the coding sequence ATGTATGTAAAGAAAGTTAAAGAAGTAGAGAGTACGATTATCGGAGCAGGGCAGGGTACTTCAAGGCAGGTTCTCATCAGCCCGGAGGAAGGTCCGAACTTCGCGATGAGAAAATTTGTTATGCAGCCCGGGGGTGATATCCCCGCTCATACCAACGCAGTTGAGCATGAGCAGTACGTGCTTGGTGGCAGGGCTCGGATTGGAATTGGAGACGATGTGTATAACGTCGAGAAGGATGACGTAGTCTTTATTCCTGCCGGGGTGCCGCACTGGTATGAAGTTGATGGCGATGAGCCTTTTGAGTTTCTGTGTCTTGTGCCGAATCTTGAAGACAAGATAGAGCTTATAAAATGA
- a CDS encoding methyltransferase domain-containing protein, with protein MNWELLIDLHKSNDRQGPGSEEQTKMAITLSGLSCASEILRVADIGCGTGASTLVLAENLNANITAVDLFPEFLSVLTTNAEKQGLADKIRTLACSMDDLPFEEGSLDAIWAEGAVYNMGFKKSVTYFKRFLKSGGILAASEITWLTQSRPDEIRSYWDNEYPEIATAADKIRVLEEQGFILKGYFPLPVSCWIDNYYDPLRSGFDAFLARHNTEEAKEVIDAETNEITLYEKYRNYYSYGFYIARKS; from the coding sequence ATGAACTGGGAATTATTGATTGACTTGCACAAGAGCAACGACCGGCAGGGTCCGGGAAGCGAAGAGCAAACGAAAATGGCGATAACCCTGTCGGGTTTATCCTGTGCTTCCGAGATACTGCGGGTTGCCGATATAGGGTGCGGAACCGGAGCCTCAACGTTGGTGCTGGCGGAAAATCTGAATGCCAACATCACAGCCGTTGATCTGTTCCCTGAATTTCTGAGTGTGCTGACGACCAATGCTGAGAAACAAGGACTGGCCGACAAGATCAGAACACTGGCCTGTTCCATGGACGACCTGCCGTTTGAAGAAGGAAGCCTTGATGCCATATGGGCCGAGGGCGCAGTTTACAACATGGGCTTCAAAAAAAGCGTTACCTATTTCAAACGCTTCTTAAAATCTGGCGGCATACTAGCCGCATCTGAAATCACGTGGCTGACGCAGAGCCGCCCGGATGAAATCAGATCCTACTGGGACAATGAATATCCGGAAATTGCCACCGCCGCGGATAAAATCAGGGTGCTTGAGGAACAAGGATTTATTCTGAAGGGCTATTTCCCTTTGCCTGTATCTTGCTGGATTGATAACTACTACGATCCGCTACGAAGCGGCTTTGATGCATTTCTGGCCAGGCACAATACCGAGGAAGCAAAGGAGGTCATTGATGCGGAAACAAACGAGATCACGCTCTATGAAAAATACCGGAACTATTACAGCTATGGCTTTTACATTGCCCGCAAGTCCTGA
- a CDS encoding NUDIX hydrolase codes for MPEKWKLQKSTPLNDYRIFSTKKKSTVSPKDGTVHDFYVMDAPDWVNIIAVTPAGEIVLIRQFRHGTGEITLEIPGGMIDPGESPAECARRELLEETGFTSTQWEQIGCVRPNPAFMSNSCYTFLASGCERTSEPSFDTTEDIETLLVSPQEIKRYIREGTIDHCIVIAAFGFYFLRE; via the coding sequence ATGCCAGAGAAATGGAAGCTTCAAAAGAGCACTCCACTCAATGACTACAGAATTTTTTCGACGAAAAAGAAAAGCACCGTCTCGCCCAAAGACGGTACCGTCCACGACTTCTACGTAATGGACGCTCCCGACTGGGTTAACATTATCGCCGTTACGCCAGCCGGTGAAATCGTTTTGATAAGGCAGTTTCGCCACGGCACCGGAGAGATCACGCTCGAGATCCCGGGCGGAATGATCGATCCGGGGGAAAGTCCTGCTGAGTGCGCGCGCAGGGAGCTCCTTGAGGAAACTGGGTTCACCTCCACTCAGTGGGAGCAAATAGGGTGCGTCAGGCCGAACCCGGCTTTTATGTCAAACTCCTGTTATACCTTCCTTGCATCCGGGTGTGAGCGGACGTCGGAACCGTCTTTTGATACTACGGAAGACATAGAAACCCTGCTTGTCTCTCCGCAGGAAATAAAACGATACATAAGGGAAGGCACCATAGATCACTGCATAGTGATAGCGGCGTTCGGGTTTTACTTTCTCAGGGAGTGA
- the moeB gene encoding molybdopterin-synthase adenylyltransferase MoeB encodes MDLSNQEITRYSRHLIMPEVGIEGQKKLKNAKVLCIGAGGLGSPLALYLAAAGVGTLGILDFDVVDFSNLQRQVIHSEKTVGTPKVESARDRLLELNSDTNIVTYNEMLNSDNAMDIMKDYDVVVDGTDNFATRYLTNDACVFLGIPNVYGSIFRFEGQVSVFDAKRGPCYRCLYPEPPPPGLVPSCAEGGVLGILPGVVGTIQASEVVKLIIGEGTPLIGRLLFIDVLNMEPRILKLRKDPNCPVCGENATVTELIDYQEFCGIGRGEEVEEEKPKVEEITVEEFSSIKENEADFVLIDVREPHEYEICNIEGSRLIPLGELKDRTDELDPKDDIVIHCHHGGRSMKAATFLAEQGFSKVKNLKGGIDEWAEKYDSEMARY; translated from the coding sequence ATGGACTTGAGCAATCAGGAGATAACTAGGTACAGCAGGCACCTTATAATGCCCGAAGTCGGCATTGAGGGACAGAAAAAACTCAAAAACGCAAAGGTCCTCTGTATCGGCGCCGGAGGGCTCGGGTCTCCGCTTGCTCTATACCTCGCGGCCGCGGGGGTCGGCACACTGGGAATACTGGACTTCGACGTTGTGGATTTCAGCAACCTGCAAAGGCAGGTGATCCACAGCGAGAAGACCGTTGGCACTCCCAAGGTGGAATCCGCAAGGGACCGACTCCTTGAGCTTAACTCCGATACCAATATCGTTACCTATAACGAGATGCTGAATTCGGACAACGCCATGGACATAATGAAAGACTATGACGTGGTCGTCGACGGAACGGACAATTTCGCCACGAGGTATCTCACAAACGACGCCTGCGTTTTCCTCGGAATTCCAAACGTCTACGGAAGCATCTTCAGGTTCGAGGGTCAGGTAAGCGTGTTCGACGCGAAAAGAGGCCCCTGCTACAGGTGTCTCTATCCGGAGCCCCCTCCCCCGGGACTGGTGCCAAGCTGCGCCGAAGGAGGAGTACTGGGAATACTGCCCGGAGTTGTGGGAACCATTCAGGCATCAGAGGTCGTAAAGCTTATAATCGGCGAGGGAACGCCCCTTATAGGAAGGCTTCTTTTCATTGACGTCCTTAACATGGAGCCGAGGATACTGAAGCTCCGAAAAGATCCCAACTGCCCCGTCTGCGGCGAGAACGCGACCGTGACCGAACTCATAGACTACCAGGAGTTCTGCGGTATCGGCCGAGGCGAAGAGGTTGAAGAGGAAAAACCCAAGGTTGAGGAGATAACCGTTGAGGAATTCAGCTCTATCAAGGAAAACGAGGCCGACTTCGTTCTGATCGACGTGAGGGAGCCCCATGAGTACGAGATATGCAACATCGAGGGCTCAAGGCTTATTCCCCTCGGCGAACTCAAGGACAGGACGGACGAGCTTGATCCCAAGGACGACATAGTCATTCACTGCCACCACGGTGGGAGAAGCATGAAGGCTGCGACTTTCCTTGCCGAGCAGGGTTTCAGCAAGGTTAAGAACCTGAAGGGCGGCATAGACGAGTGGGCTGAGAAGTACGACTCGGAAATGGCCAGGTACTGA
- a CDS encoding cold shock domain-containing protein produces the protein MQGTVKWFNSSKGYGFITSSEVQDDVFVHYTAIEGEGYKTLNEGDEVTFEITQGKKGPTATNVIKTS, from the coding sequence ATGCAGGGAACTGTAAAATGGTTTAATAGCTCCAAAGGCTATGGATTTATAACATCCAGCGAAGTACAGGATGATGTTTTTGTTCATTACACCGCTATTGAGGGCGAGGGTTACAAGACTCTCAATGAAGGTGACGAAGTAACCTTTGAGATCACTCAAGGTAAAAAAGGACCCACCGCAACAAACGTAATAAAGACTTCCTAA
- a CDS encoding cold shock domain-containing protein yields MQGTVKWFNSSKGYGFITSSEVQDDVFVHYTAIEGEGYKTLNEGDEVTFEITQGKKGPTATNVVPA; encoded by the coding sequence ATGCAGGGAACTGTAAAATGGTTTAATAGCTCCAAAGGCTATGGATTTATAACATCCAGCGAAGTACAGGATGATGTTTTTGTTCATTACACCGCTATTGAGGGCGAGGGTTACAAGACTCTCAATGAAGGTGACGAAGTAACCTTTGAGATCACTCAAGGTAAAAAAGGACCCACCGCAACAAACGTTGTGCCTGCTTAA
- a CDS encoding rhodanese-related sulfurtransferase has translation MNKQPDSRDIAVLSFYKFVDLDGLFEIKNSLLSLCEKNGINGTFILAPEGINATVAGSREGIDGLIAYLESDTRLSGAQYKLSYNKKSPFHRLKVKFKKELVPMGVSGIKPQRLSGQRIPPEQWNELISRPDVLLIDTRNDYENRVGTFKRAVNPETEHFREFPEYVRKNLDPAEHKEVAMFCTGGIRCEKATSYLLERGFQRVYQLEGGVLSYLERVPREQSLWEGECFVFDDRTSVGHDLSRGIWSTCRNCRAPVSPEDRESEEFREGVSCPRCHAKLTPERISSLEERQKQMRLARERNRKHLGAVIKRGSAKRAQG, from the coding sequence ATGAATAAACAGCCCGACAGCCGTGACATTGCCGTCCTTTCCTTCTACAAGTTCGTTGATCTTGACGGCCTTTTCGAAATAAAGAACTCCCTGCTCTCGCTTTGTGAGAAAAACGGTATAAACGGCACCTTTATTCTTGCCCCTGAGGGAATAAACGCCACCGTGGCGGGTTCCCGGGAGGGCATAGACGGGCTTATTGCCTATCTTGAGAGCGACACCAGGCTCTCGGGCGCACAGTACAAGCTTAGTTACAACAAAAAAAGCCCATTTCACCGGCTTAAGGTGAAATTCAAAAAAGAGCTGGTCCCTATGGGCGTAAGCGGCATAAAGCCGCAGCGTCTCTCGGGGCAGCGCATACCGCCCGAGCAGTGGAACGAGCTTATAAGCCGTCCCGACGTGCTACTTATAGATACGAGGAACGATTATGAGAACCGTGTCGGAACCTTCAAGAGGGCCGTTAATCCCGAGACGGAGCACTTCAGGGAGTTTCCCGAGTACGTGAGGAAAAACCTCGACCCCGCGGAGCACAAGGAGGTTGCGATGTTCTGCACGGGCGGGATAAGGTGCGAGAAAGCGACATCCTATCTTCTCGAGCGGGGATTTCAGCGGGTGTACCAGCTTGAAGGAGGGGTGCTTTCCTACCTCGAGCGGGTTCCACGCGAGCAGAGTCTCTGGGAAGGGGAGTGTTTCGTATTTGACGACCGCACTTCGGTCGGCCACGACCTTTCTAGGGGGATCTGGAGCACGTGCAGAAACTGCAGGGCCCCGGTATCTCCGGAGGACAGGGAGTCCGAGGAGTTCCGTGAGGGAGTATCGTGCCCCCGCTGCCACGCAAAGCTTACTCCTGAGAGGATTTCATCGCTTGAGGAAAGACAGAAGCAGATGAGGCTTGCCAGAGAGAGAAACCGCAAACATCTCGGGGCAGTAATAAAAAGAGGGAGTGCGAAACGGGCGCAGGGTTAA
- a CDS encoding citramalate synthase → MSKSRTVEIYDVTLRDGTQGENISFSIHDKIRITQRLDDLGVHYIEGGWPGSNERDKGYFEEAKKLGLKNASVAAFGSTRRARKSCEEDASIQALLEAETPVVTIVGKSWDFQVTEALKIELEENLELVHDSIEYLKRHVDKVFFDAEHFFDGWKRNSEYSAKVLETAYGAGVDTVVLCDTNGGSMPWDVEGAIREVNGMFDNPSLGIHTHNDSEVGVANTLYAVREGASQVQGTMNGYGERCGNANLCAIIPNIALKLGMKSLSKKNLRKLYSVSHFIHELTNLAPLKKQAFVGESAFAHKGGIHVSAVMKNSDTYEHVEPQSVGNRRRVLVSDLSGRANIAYKAQELGVEIDPKDERIIEILNELKVLENQGYEFEGADASFELLLRKTLGTYKKRFYLKNTRTLVEKREADEEPLSEATAEVQVNGVTEYTVARGTGPVSAIDRALRKSLEKFFSGLKTLRLLDYRVRVVSRSGGTDSVVRVLVESGDGEKRWSTVGVSDNIVEASWKALVDSIDYKILKDELEARD, encoded by the coding sequence ATGAGTAAATCGAGAACCGTTGAGATATACGACGTGACCCTGCGTGACGGAACCCAGGGGGAAAACATATCCTTTTCCATACACGACAAGATCCGGATAACGCAAAGACTGGATGACCTCGGGGTGCATTACATTGAGGGCGGATGGCCCGGCTCTAACGAGAGGGACAAGGGGTATTTTGAGGAAGCGAAGAAACTGGGGCTTAAAAACGCGAGCGTCGCGGCTTTCGGAAGCACAAGACGCGCAAGGAAAAGCTGCGAGGAAGACGCTAGCATACAGGCACTTCTGGAGGCCGAAACCCCGGTCGTGACGATCGTCGGGAAAAGCTGGGACTTCCAGGTCACAGAAGCTCTAAAAATAGAGCTTGAAGAGAACCTCGAGCTCGTACATGACTCGATCGAGTACCTGAAACGCCACGTGGACAAGGTGTTTTTTGACGCCGAGCATTTTTTTGACGGCTGGAAGAGAAACTCCGAGTACTCGGCGAAGGTTCTTGAGACCGCCTACGGGGCGGGGGTCGACACGGTCGTTTTATGTGACACAAACGGCGGCTCCATGCCTTGGGACGTCGAGGGCGCCATAAGGGAAGTTAACGGCATGTTCGATAACCCGAGCCTAGGAATACACACCCATAACGACAGCGAGGTCGGGGTCGCTAACACCCTTTACGCCGTAAGGGAGGGAGCGTCCCAGGTCCAGGGAACCATGAACGGGTACGGGGAGCGATGCGGAAACGCCAATCTCTGCGCCATAATACCGAATATCGCCCTAAAGCTCGGGATGAAATCCCTTTCCAAGAAAAACCTGAGGAAACTCTATTCCGTGTCCCACTTCATTCATGAGCTCACCAATCTTGCACCTCTCAAGAAGCAGGCATTTGTCGGTGAGAGTGCCTTCGCTCACAAAGGGGGAATCCACGTAAGCGCCGTAATGAAGAATTCAGACACCTACGAGCACGTAGAGCCCCAGAGCGTCGGCAACAGGAGGCGGGTGCTGGTCTCTGACCTCTCCGGACGAGCCAACATAGCTTATAAGGCGCAGGAACTGGGAGTGGAAATAGACCCCAAGGACGAAAGGATCATTGAGATACTGAACGAACTTAAGGTTCTCGAGAACCAGGGTTACGAGTTCGAAGGGGCGGACGCGTCTTTTGAACTGCTGCTGAGAAAAACCCTCGGAACATACAAAAAGCGGTTCTACCTGAAAAACACCCGGACACTGGTCGAAAAGCGGGAAGCAGACGAGGAACCGCTCTCGGAGGCCACCGCGGAAGTCCAGGTAAACGGCGTCACGGAATATACGGTGGCAAGGGGAACCGGCCCCGTGAGTGCGATAGACAGGGCCCTGAGGAAATCGCTTGAGAAATTTTTTTCCGGGCTTAAGACCCTGCGGCTACTAGATTACAGGGTAAGAGTAGTTTCGAGGTCGGGCGGTACCGACTCCGTGGTAAGGGTGCTTGTGGAATCGGGAGACGGGGAGAAGAGATGGAGCACGGTGGGGGTTTCCGACAACATAGTGGAAGCGAGCTGGAAAGCTCTTGTCGACAGCATAGACTACAAGATCTTAAAGGACGAGCTCGAAGCCCGAGATTAA
- a CDS encoding aspartate kinase, which yields MALVVQKYGGTSVASIEKIRRVAEHIVATKKKKNDVIAVVSAMAGETDRLVGLAKEIMDPPDEREFDVITSSGEQVSSGLVAMTIKSLGQDAISFQGHQIRITTDNIYSKAKIKSIDDRNIRVALGEKKAVVVAGFQGVDENGNLTTLGRGGSDLTAVALAAVMGADACELYKDDVDGVYTTDPEICPDARKLSCISYDEMLEMASLGSKVLQARAVEFAKKFKVPIHVKSTPRPEDEGTWVLDEEKVMKSMEEVLVSGVSYDRDQAKITVTQVPDQPGIAAKLFSSLADNNIVVDMIVQNVSTEGFTDLTFTVPKSDFKKSIELSEKMARELGGKQVLSDNLISKVSLVGVGMKTHSGVASHMFKTLANEGINIMMISTSEIKISCVLEEKDTETAVRTLHDAFNLGKTNE from the coding sequence ATGGCTCTTGTCGTTCAGAAATACGGCGGAACAAGCGTTGCTAGCATCGAGAAAATAAGGCGCGTAGCCGAGCACATAGTAGCAACGAAAAAGAAGAAAAACGACGTGATAGCGGTGGTTTCCGCCATGGCGGGCGAAACCGACAGGCTGGTCGGCCTCGCAAAAGAGATAATGGACCCTCCCGATGAAAGGGAGTTTGACGTTATAACCTCAAGCGGGGAGCAGGTATCTTCCGGCCTTGTGGCGATGACGATAAAATCGCTTGGGCAGGACGCAATATCTTTTCAGGGACACCAGATAAGGATCACCACCGACAACATTTACTCCAAGGCGAAGATAAAGTCGATTGACGACAGGAACATCCGTGTTGCCCTAGGTGAAAAAAAGGCGGTCGTAGTAGCGGGATTCCAAGGAGTCGACGAGAACGGGAATCTTACCACGCTCGGGCGGGGAGGCTCCGACCTGACCGCGGTGGCGCTCGCGGCCGTGATGGGAGCCGACGCGTGCGAACTCTACAAGGATGACGTGGACGGGGTATACACCACGGATCCCGAGATCTGTCCTGACGCAAGAAAACTCAGTTGTATCTCCTATGACGAGATGCTCGAGATGGCGTCTTTGGGCTCCAAGGTGCTTCAGGCCCGCGCGGTGGAATTTGCAAAAAAATTTAAAGTGCCTATACATGTTAAGTCAACTCCGAGGCCCGAGGACGAAGGAACGTGGGTCTTGGATGAGGAAAAAGTTATGAAATCCATGGAAGAAGTTCTAGTATCGGGAGTCTCTTACGACAGGGATCAGGCTAAGATCACCGTGACCCAGGTGCCCGATCAGCCCGGCATAGCGGCCAAGCTTTTCTCGTCGCTTGCGGACAATAACATAGTGGTCGACATGATCGTTCAGAACGTTAGCACGGAAGGGTTTACCGATCTCACGTTCACCGTGCCCAAGTCGGATTTCAAGAAATCAATAGAACTCTCTGAGAAGATGGCCCGGGAGCTAGGGGGAAAGCAGGTTCTCTCTGACAACCTTATCTCCAAGGTCTCCCTGGTGGGAGTGGGGATGAAGACCCACTCCGGAGTGGCTTCGCACATGTTCAAGACGCTTGCAAACGAGGGAATTAACATTATGATGATAAGCACTTCGGAAATAAAAATCTCCTGCGTGCTTGAGGAAAAAGATACGGAGACCGCAGTAAGAACCCTTCACGACGCTTTTAATCTTGGAAAAACCAATGAGTAA
- the tsaE gene encoding tRNA (adenosine(37)-N6)-threonylcarbamoyltransferase complex ATPase subunit type 1 TsaE — MDPAFLLEVSKPEQTMLCGEIMGKLIPRGSVVGLTGDLGAGKTVFAKGLARGLGIEEEPNSPTFVIMNCYEGSVPLFHFDVYRLSGGAEFEDTGYEEFFYGDGVSVVEWADKVRDVLPGNAVIIDIQFPPQGDEESRTIKVAGKGKWLLSFRNTAEQALLASRK; from the coding sequence ATGGACCCCGCATTCCTACTAGAAGTGAGCAAACCCGAGCAGACTATGCTTTGCGGCGAGATAATGGGGAAACTCATACCCCGGGGCTCCGTAGTGGGACTCACGGGAGATCTTGGGGCGGGAAAAACGGTTTTCGCCAAGGGTCTTGCCCGCGGCCTGGGAATAGAGGAGGAACCCAACAGCCCCACATTCGTCATAATGAACTGCTACGAAGGCAGCGTGCCTCTTTTTCACTTCGATGTCTACAGGCTGTCTGGCGGCGCAGAGTTCGAGGATACGGGCTATGAGGAATTTTTCTACGGAGACGGAGTTTCCGTCGTGGAATGGGCGGACAAGGTGCGGGATGTATTACCGGGAAACGCTGTTATAATTGATATCCAATTCCCGCCCCAAGGGGATGAGGAATCGAGAACAATAAAGGTTGCAGGTAAGGGAAAATGGCTCTTGTCGTTCAGAAATACGGCGGAACAAGCGTTGCTAGCATCGAGAAAATAA
- a CDS encoding NAD(P)H-hydrate dehydratase translates to MKLSTKQISREIDRRTIEEFGVPGVVLMENAGRAVASVILAECPSAKKMAVICGAGNNAGDGFVIARHLISSGKEVSVHIAEKKERYRGDAKTNLDSLLEIEADVRELGGKLPRIKDTEVIVDAIFGTGLDRDVEGFYEKLIKFINRQSARRISVDIPSGLDADTGRPLGAAVQADVTVTFAPAKLGMCIHPGVDYSGKLCITDITIPKTLWEDLPLELLTFQKCRGLIKKRAADSHKGTYGHLLVLAGSPGKSGAAVLSAEAALRAGSGLVTLGVPKSISSAVEEKTTEVMSVSLKDSKDGTFHPDAYEEVLRELEGKKTALAVGPGISTSKSAGKFLEKVITQCEVPVTLDADALNIISKDPEILRKTKIPAVITPHPGEMARLCDVRTKQVQDDRVGISTRFSEKYGCYVVLKGARTVVSTPGGEVFINPTGNSAMATAGTGDVLTGIIGGLAAQGYDPLQSCLLGVFLHGHAADLLLDETGTAGFTASEISRKIPASRNSVISSTEERHFATVR, encoded by the coding sequence ATGAAACTCTCAACCAAGCAGATCTCAAGGGAAATAGACCGAAGGACGATTGAGGAATTCGGAGTTCCGGGCGTCGTGCTGATGGAGAACGCCGGAAGAGCCGTGGCGTCGGTCATCCTCGCCGAGTGTCCCTCCGCAAAGAAAATGGCAGTTATCTGCGGCGCCGGAAATAACGCCGGGGACGGTTTTGTAATCGCGCGCCATCTTATTTCCTCGGGAAAAGAAGTAAGCGTCCACATCGCGGAGAAGAAGGAACGCTACAGGGGTGACGCGAAAACGAACCTCGACTCGCTTCTCGAGATCGAAGCCGACGTAAGGGAGCTCGGCGGAAAACTTCCCAGGATAAAAGACACGGAAGTCATAGTCGACGCCATCTTCGGTACCGGGCTCGACAGAGATGTGGAAGGATTTTACGAGAAGCTCATAAAATTCATAAACCGCCAGAGCGCTCGGCGCATTTCCGTCGACATACCCTCGGGACTTGACGCCGATACGGGGCGGCCTCTCGGGGCAGCGGTGCAGGCCGACGTTACCGTCACTTTCGCCCCGGCGAAACTCGGGATGTGCATTCACCCGGGAGTGGATTACTCGGGAAAACTCTGCATAACGGACATAACAATCCCCAAGACGCTTTGGGAGGATCTTCCCCTTGAGCTTCTCACGTTTCAAAAATGCCGTGGCCTCATTAAAAAAAGGGCCGCCGATTCACACAAGGGAACCTACGGACATCTTCTCGTGCTCGCAGGCTCTCCGGGAAAAAGCGGGGCTGCGGTCCTCTCCGCTGAAGCAGCACTTCGCGCCGGAAGCGGACTCGTAACCTTAGGGGTTCCAAAAAGCATATCCTCAGCTGTTGAGGAAAAAACAACTGAGGTAATGTCCGTTTCGCTTAAGGACTCAAAGGACGGAACCTTCCATCCCGACGCCTACGAAGAGGTGCTCCGGGAACTTGAAGGGAAAAAGACGGCGCTTGCCGTCGGCCCCGGGATATCGACCTCCAAAAGCGCAGGGAAGTTTCTTGAGAAGGTGATAACCCAGTGCGAAGTGCCGGTCACGCTCGATGCCGACGCTCTTAACATAATTTCAAAGGACCCCGAGATTCTAAGGAAAACAAAAATTCCCGCGGTAATAACTCCGCACCCCGGGGAAATGGCAAGGCTCTGCGACGTAAGAACAAAACAGGTGCAGGATGACCGCGTCGGGATCTCGACCCGTTTTTCCGAAAAATACGGCTGCTACGTCGTTCTTAAGGGGGCGAGAACAGTTGTCTCTACCCCCGGCGGGGAGGTGTTCATAAACCCAACCGGAAATTCCGCCATGGCCACGGCCGGAACCGGAGACGTGCTTACGGGAATAATCGGGGGACTCGCAGCCCAGGGATACGACCCCCTTCAGTCCTGCCTGCTCGGCGTTTTCTTACACGGCCACGCGGCCGACCTTCTTTTAGATGAAACGGGCACCGCGGGCTTTACCGCCTCCGAAATATCGCGTAAAATCCCCGCTTCAAGAAATTCCGTCATCTCGTCCACGGAAGAAAGGCATTTCGCCACGGTAAGGTAG